TCGCTGGCCCTCCTTTCAGACGCCGGCCATATGGCAACCGACGCGATCACGCTGGCCTTGGCGCTCATTGCGCAGATCTTTGCGAAACGCCCGCCGTCCGCCACGAAATCGTTCGGCTTCGGACGTGCCGAGGCACTCGCTGCGTTTGTCAATGCCTTCGCAATGCTGGCAATGGTTTGCTGGATCGTATTCGAAGCGGCACAACGCTTTGCCAGCCCTCAAGCCGTGCAAGGCGAAGTTGTTTTCGTCGTCGCACTGATCGGGCTGATGGTCAATCTGATCGCAGCCGGGATACTCTCGAGAGACAAGCAAAGCATCAACACGCGGGCCGCGCTGGTGAACGTCATGGGCGATTTGCTTGGCTCGATTGCTGCATTGGCAGCCGGCGCTGTTATCTACCTGACCGGCTGGCTGCCGATCGACCCTCTGCTATCGGTTTTCGTATCGTTGCTGATCCTGAAAACCATCATCAGCATACTCCGCGAGTCGTATCACATTTTGATGGAAGGCGTACCGCCGAACATCGACTACATGCAGGTCGGTGCCGATCTCGCAATGATTGATGGCGTGCTGTCCGTGCATGATCTGCATGTCTGGGATATGTCGGCAGGACAACCAGCCCTGATTGGCCACATCGAAATCCGCGATCTGCAACAATGGCCCGCCGTGCTTGACGCGATCAAGTCCCTGCTGCGCGACAAATACGATATTGACCATGTGACCTTGCAGGCGGAATTACCGCCAATGGTGAAGGAATAGCGGCGTCCGTCACTGCCGGTTGACGTCAACCACGCCAGTCACATCCCGAATGATCATCAGCGCCTTTTGCAGTTGTGCTGTGGACGCAATCTCTGCCGTGAAGGACATTCGCGCCTGCCCTTTCGCACTCTGCGTGCTGACGCCAATCACGTTGATCTTTTCACGCGAAAAAATTTCCGAAATATCTCTCAGCAACCCCTGCCTGTCATTGGCCAGCACAAAAATATCCACCGGATAAACAGTTTCCCTGCCAGGCGCACCCCATGTCGTCTGGATGACTCGCTCCTGCGACTTGAGGCGCATCTGCGCGATATTCTTGCAATTCGCTCGATGGATTGAAACTCCCTTGCCGCGCGTGATGAAGCCGACAATTTCGTCCGGCGGAGCAGGCTTGCAACATCTGGCGAGCTGCGTCATCAAACCATCGGTGCCGACCACCAGCACACCCGATCGTGCACCTTGCGCAACGCTCGATCCTCTGCTCTTGTTAGTAATAACTGCATCGCTTTCCGGTGTCTTGGCGACATTCTTGTGCATGTCGTCAGCGCGCAATGCCTGCTCGACATGCCTCAGGCTGAACTCCTCCTTGCCGACCGCAAGAAACAGATCGTCAACTTTGGCGAACCCGAGCTTGTGCGCCAGCTCTTCCAGATTGACTGCAGTCTTGCCTTCGCGTTGCAACGTCTTTTCTATCAGCCCGCGCCCATTCGACAGCGTTTCCTGCTGCTCGATCGCATTGAACCACGCACGCACTTTGGAGCGCGTGCGCGGACTGGCGACGTAACCGGGACTGAGCCAATCACGTGATGGACCGACAGCACCTGGCGCAGCCCCTCCTCTCGCCGTGATGATCTCAACTGTCTGTCCATTCTTCAATTGCGTGTTGAGCGGGACCATCGCACCGTTGATGCGGGCGCCGCGGCATCGATGACCGATATTCGTATGCAAGTGGTAGGCGAAGTCGATCGGCGTTGCGCCGTTCGGCAATTCGATCACGCGCGCCTGAGGCGTGAGCACGTAGATACGGTCGTCGAGCGAAGCCGCCTTGATCTTTTCGACCCATTCGCGTTGCATTTCCTCTTGACCGACCACGGCATTCGTCACTTCGCTTTTCCACGCCAGCAGCTGGCGCAGCCACGCAATTTTTTCATCGTATTTTTGTGCCGCGAAATTGGAGCCGCCCGTCTCCTTGTAGCGCCAATGCGCGGCGACACCGTATTCGGCAAAACGATGCATCTCTTGCGTACGAATCTGCACCTCCAGTGCGCGAGCGTCTTCCGCAATCACAACAGTGTGCAGCGATTGGTACCCGTTCTGCTTCGGTCGCGAAATATAGTCGTCAAACTCCTCTGGTATGGGCGTCCAGATGTTGTGCACCAGACCGAGGACGTCGTAACAGCTCTTGATGTCGTCGACAATCACGCGGAACGCACGCACATCGTACAACTCGGTGAAGTCGAGCGACTTGCCGCGCATCTTGTTCCAGATGCTGTAGATGTGTTTGGGCCGACCGAAAACCTCGGCCTTGATTCCCGCGGATGCGAGTTCCGATTTCAGACGCGCGATCGCAGCACCGACGAACTCCTCGCGTTCACGGCGCTTTTCTTCAAGCATCTTGGCAATGCGCTTGTAGGTCGCCGGCTCAAGAAAGCGAAACGCAAGGTCTTCAAGCTCCCATTTCAATTGCCAGATGCCAAGGCGATTGGCCAGAGGCGCATACAGATCGAGCGTCACACGCGCGTATTGATATGTCCGGTCGTCTTCGAGTTTCAACTCGGAGAAATATCGCAGGTTCGTGACGCGCGCTGCGAGCCGGACCAGAACGACGCGCATATCGGATGCCATCGCCAGCAGCATTTTGCGCAATGCTTCAAGCTGCTCGGCGGCTTGCTGTGAAGCGTTCTTGCCGCGTGCGATCTCCTGATAGCCGAAGCTCTGATCATGCAGTCGCATGAGCTGGCGTATCTCGGTTACGAAATCGAGAATCTCTGTTCCGAAACGCGGCTCGATACTGTTCGCGGCCTGCTCGTCAAGTGCCGGCAATTCGAATAGCAAGCCCGCAATACGTGCATCGACATCGGTATTGAGTTGCGCCAAAACCGTTGCCACCCCCTGCGCGAATGCGAATGCATCCTGCCCGGTATCGATAGTCTTTCCGGAATAGATCTGTTTTACGAAAGCGAATGCATCGAGCACACGTGCCCCATCCTCTGCCGTCAAGCCCGAGGTCAGTTGAGCGTGCGTATCGCGTTGTGTTGTGGCGACAGAAACCATTGGTCGATTACTTTTGCGCAGCCGTCACAACCATTTCCACCAGCCACTCCGGTTTGGCGAGCCGGGCTTCAACGGTGGCCCGCGGGGGCGCATTGCCGTCGGCGACCCATTCATTCCATACTGCATTCATGCCATCGAAATCCTTGATATCCGCCATGAAAATCTGACACATCAAAATGCGCGACTTGTCGCTTCCCGCTTCTATCAAAAGACGGTCGATGTGACCGAGAACTTCACGCGTCTGACCCGCTATGTTCTGCGTGACATCCACAGCGATCTGTCCGGCAAGGTAGACAGTGCCATTGTGAATGGCAGTCTCTGAAAGGGTTTTTCCGACGTGCAAACGTTTGATTTCCATGATGCTCGAACTCTCTTTCAATACTCAATTTTCCGGCAATGATTCAAGCGAGAAGGAATTCCTTCACCGCCGTGATCTGGTCTGCATGCATGAACGTCGGTGCATGGCCCACACCGGCAAACTCCATCAGCCTTGACTGCGGCCCGCGCTTCGTCATCGCCTGCGCAACATCGCGACTCAAGAGGTCGGACTCGGCACCGCGTGTCAGGAGCGTGGGACAGGTGATCGCATCGTATGCAGCCCATAGCATTGCCTCGTCCTGCTTTGCACTCGCGGGCGTTACCGACTTGAATGGCACTGCCAGATTCAGATCGTAGTGACGGATCCATTTTCCATCGCGATCTTGTTGCAGAACGTCAGCCGCGATTTTTCGCCATTCATCGTCCGTATGCGGTCCGAACGGCAGCGATATGCCCCGAATATAGTTGGCAGCCTCGTCGAATGTCGCAAACCGCATGTCCTGACCGATATAGCCGCCTATGCGCTCCAGTGCAGAATAATTCAAGGCAGGTCCGATATCGTTCAACACCAGTTTGCGTACCGGATTTTCAGGCAA
The Noviherbaspirillum cavernae DNA segment above includes these coding regions:
- a CDS encoding cation diffusion facilitator family transporter; the protein is MKSRPISSGHLHAHRAGDASYRHFIEGRSLGVLGWALALTLGFAIVELLAGLWSNSLALLSDAGHMATDAITLALALIAQIFAKRPPSATKSFGFGRAEALAAFVNAFAMLAMVCWIVFEAAQRFASPQAVQGEVVFVVALIGLMVNLIAAGILSRDKQSINTRAALVNVMGDLLGSIAALAAGAVIYLTGWLPIDPLLSVFVSLLILKTIISILRESYHILMEGVPPNIDYMQVGADLAMIDGVLSVHDLHVWDMSAGQPALIGHIEIRDLQQWPAVLDAIKSLLRDKYDIDHVTLQAELPPMVKE
- a CDS encoding RelA/SpoT family protein, with protein sequence MVSVATTQRDTHAQLTSGLTAEDGARVLDAFAFVKQIYSGKTIDTGQDAFAFAQGVATVLAQLNTDVDARIAGLLFELPALDEQAANSIEPRFGTEILDFVTEIRQLMRLHDQSFGYQEIARGKNASQQAAEQLEALRKMLLAMASDMRVVLVRLAARVTNLRYFSELKLEDDRTYQYARVTLDLYAPLANRLGIWQLKWELEDLAFRFLEPATYKRIAKMLEEKRREREEFVGAAIARLKSELASAGIKAEVFGRPKHIYSIWNKMRGKSLDFTELYDVRAFRVIVDDIKSCYDVLGLVHNIWTPIPEEFDDYISRPKQNGYQSLHTVVIAEDARALEVQIRTQEMHRFAEYGVAAHWRYKETGGSNFAAQKYDEKIAWLRQLLAWKSEVTNAVVGQEEMQREWVEKIKAASLDDRIYVLTPQARVIELPNGATPIDFAYHLHTNIGHRCRGARINGAMVPLNTQLKNGQTVEIITARGGAAPGAVGPSRDWLSPGYVASPRTRSKVRAWFNAIEQQETLSNGRGLIEKTLQREGKTAVNLEELAHKLGFAKVDDLFLAVGKEEFSLRHVEQALRADDMHKNVAKTPESDAVITNKSRGSSVAQGARSGVLVVGTDGLMTQLARCCKPAPPDEIVGFITRGKGVSIHRANCKNIAQMRLKSQERVIQTTWGAPGRETVYPVDIFVLANDRQGLLRDISEIFSREKINVIGVSTQSAKGQARMSFTAEIASTAQLQKALMIIRDVTGVVDVNRQ
- a CDS encoding RidA family protein; the encoded protein is MEIKRLHVGKTLSETAIHNGTVYLAGQIAVDVTQNIAGQTREVLGHIDRLLIEAGSDKSRILMCQIFMADIKDFDGMNAVWNEWVADGNAPPRATVEARLAKPEWLVEMVVTAAQK
- a CDS encoding alpha/beta fold hydrolase, producing the protein MTQAKIQSVQCLSPAGLHTMAYKEWGDPHNPDVLVCVHGVTRVSDDFDNLAQELCKDYRVICPDVVGRGRSSRLRDPRYYVVPQYVSDMVTLLARLDATTVHWVGTSMGGLIGMGLASLPENPVRKLVLNDIGPALNYSALERIGGYIGQDMRFATFDEAANYIRGISLPFGPHTDDEWRKIAADVLQQDRDGKWIRHYDLNLAVPFKSVTPASAKQDEAMLWAAYDAITCPTLLTRGAESDLLSRDVAQAMTKRGPQSRLMEFAGVGHAPTFMHADQITAVKEFLLA